The nucleotide window CCATACTGAACGCTGATGGGAAAATTGATGAAGAAGAGACCCCTGCTTTATATGCAAAAATTCTAGCTAATTCACAGGTAGGTCTCTCGTATATTGCTAAAATAAACCAGGAAATAATGTCGCGCGTGCATGCAAGAAATTAACCCATCTCTGCTACTTTATTCTAGGGTATGCCGagaaagaaaagtaaaagacaGGACAAGAATGGgtcgaaaaaggtaaaaaacaTCACACCACAATGTTTGGATATATATAGGCTTTAAAGTATATGGTCTGTTATGACTTATAACCGATGTTGTAATATGCAGAGGACGAGATATGGTGGTAAGCAATCCAAAGGGAACCCAGCCAAGAGAAGGCATGGATAAAGTTCTAAGAATGTTGCTTTTGGTTGCTGTCCCGTGGGAGATACAACTGCGAGAAAGGAAAACAAGGATTTGCTAGGTTTGTACCGAATTAAGGAAGGTATTTTAAGATTTTCATCGTTTCCTAGTGATGTGGCTAAGGGACTGtaataagctcatatttatatatattttacatcaaattcacttctcttttcttagttccttatatttttgagctatttactttgtttttgtgttttgtgggatttgtcaagcaaataaaagaaaaatagcacaagtaggatttttagtaacaaattcgtcaaaactgcctgtgcagatcagctgactttggaagcaagttaaACATAAAGGAATTGTTAGCattaattaactttaaaaaaaaattatcgtaaccacttagtattacggtctagtggtattcctcttcacctGTAAGTGAAAAGTCTttggttcgattctcaccaaagacgaatttgaaccatattattgttagctcattgtgaggctaaacctaACCTCTCattcttagtatagataatatcgtttgtttaacaaaaaaaaattatcatacaCTTTCAAAtagaatacaacaacaacaacaacaacaaagccttttcccactaagtggggtcggctatatgaatcctagaacgccattgcgctcggttttgtgtcatgtcctccgttagatcccagtactctaagtattttcttagagtctcttccaaagttttcttaggtcttcctctacccctttggccctgaacctctgtcccgtagtcacatcttcgaaccggagcgtcagtcggccttctttgcacatgtccaaatcatcggagccgattttctctcatctttcctacaatttcggctactcctactttacctcggatatcctcattcccaatcttatcctttctcgtgtgcccacacatcccacgaagcatcctcatctccgctacacccattttgtgtacgtgttgatgcttcaccgcccaacattctgtgccatacaacatcgctggccttattgccgtcctataaaattttcccttgagcttcagtggcctacgacggtcacacaacacgccggatgcactcttacacttcatccatccagctcgtattctatggttgagatctccatctaattctccgttctcttgcaagatagatcctaggtagcgaaaacggtcgctttttgtgatcttcgctagattgctccgttcattagtgtggataagtatataaatggatagagataggaaagcaaacacaagatgtacgtggttcacccagattggctacgtccacggaatagaagagttctcattaattgtgaagggtttacccaagtacataggttcaagctctcctttagtgagtacaagtgaatgatttagtacaaatgacattaggaaatattgtgggagaatgatctcgtaatcacgaaacttctaagtatcggagtgtggtgtcgtcttgacttgccttatctgtctcataggtagatgtggcatcttctctggaagtactcttcctccatccaggggtggtatctttaactggtggagatgcacaaggtaatgtatcaatttcacttgaagcttacttgtagtctcaggcttggtcaagcgcgatacaaaccatgtagtaggagtcccccaagtcgccgagctagggggtctgctgaaagaggtgacagacaaggtaagcaatcagagctccgactgattgttcaccttctccccatcttgcagcagcatgaaggataaagagaagaaaaatgagaagagatgatatgagatacttttgcttttgaagaagtaactttccacaggcttattcttgaattgagctggagggttttctggtttcctccagagtataaggccgactgaagaatttgagggtcaaaacaagtccatcaaatctagagtacgttccaccctgctgatatgggatacttttgcttttgacagagtaatgggtgtatcggcacgtgtgctgttacgcttgtctccacatgcttccttgtatccttcgcacttgccctatctgttcctcaagcagatgcggaatcttccctggaaacataagatgttgaagatgagtactcgagagcaatgccaggtaagtaatcaggtaaggggttccaggcagtcagttcctggctggaagcttgatccaaatgctgactgattgctctctttctccttgtcttgtaggtaaaaacaaggccaaaggaaaagacagggaaaaagcatgatatgggatactcttgcttttaaccctgatgatatgagatattcttgctctagtatagcttgtttgcagaggtattatcggggggaaagaaagctgagtatttcgaaaggcttcgttgggagtgccctctcagatatgatgaagggttgagcatttttgcaggtctgcctgtccgttggggatgggggtcgacatatataggagtctccctaacaacaagtagtaatgctattcctttaccctgcttggtcatagcacggtagtgggagctgccagtttcacatgttttaactctgtcagagcactttgaaaaagtggtctgtggtatctggctctcgagattcggagaacgatgcctcttcgatttttgagaaagcaatcatgctgggggtctggctctcgagattcgtagagcagtgtctcttcgatttttgaggaagtaatcatgttgggagtctggctctcgagattcggagggcagtgcctcttcgattttggagcaagcaatcctgttgggagtgttgtctcgaatgtgagtaaaggttgggcatgtttgctagtctaccttgccacgaagcacaaaggttgacacacagagacttttcgattatccagcaatggtactgttcctttaccctctcttcgcttttgagaaagtagtcatgttgggagtctggctctcgagattcggaggacggtgccttttcgattttggagcaagcaatcttgttgggagtgttttctcgaaagtgagtaaaggttgggcatgtttgctagtctaccttgccacgaagcacagaggttgacacacagggactttccaattatccagcagtggtactgttcctttacccttgtgggtaataatatggtagctagaccttcaaaatttatgtgtctaaactttgttagtgctgtttctttgctattcttttacctttcttggtcagagcgatgtagtgggagctgcaagcttcacgtgctcaactttggcagagaactttggcaaagttatctgtggtacccatgagctattgttgcgtgtgggaagtgggtgattgaacagtaagattcatgtgttttctacttcaccagaagtcttcgacagaatgcccataatttctgcaaagctgagtgtgcgtgtgacaggtgctgacaaggctagaaaagtaggtgtctcttcgatttctgagatcggccctcgtggtctctgagcagcccagcttttgagaaagcgagcgcctcttcgattgattcggagaacgatgcctcatcgatttttgagaaagcaatcatgctgggggtctggctctcgaagattcggggagcagtgtctcttcgatttttgagaaagtaatcacgttgggagtctggctctcgagattcggagggcggtgcctcttcgattttggagcaagcaatcttgttgggagtgttttctcgaatgtgagtaaaggttgggcatgtttgctagtctaccttgccacgaagcacagaggttgacacacagggactttccaattatccagcaatggtactgttcctttaccctctcttcgatttttaagaaagtagtcatgttgggagtctggctctcgagattcggaggacggtgcctcttcgattttggagcaagc belongs to Malus sylvestris chromosome 17, drMalSylv7.2, whole genome shotgun sequence and includes:
- the LOC126609682 gene encoding uncharacterized protein LOC126609682 isoform X3, with product MKKKKNMMQSNNSRTMLNLALPPLDIRVRIAQRMKFLLTPQRHARSKKLLDEGRLKTILNADGKIDEEETPALYAKILANSQGMPRKKSKRQDKNGSKKRTRYGGKQSKGNPAKRRHG